From Pusillibacter faecalis, one genomic window encodes:
- a CDS encoding Crp/Fnr family transcriptional regulator translates to MPDNKLYPNQILQLVQNPIIQSYHAGDMILQQGDKCPEMFFIIEGSVRTVLLTCQGDEFLVSIHGQGEFICEAAYITNRGSILSIYAMDDVRLLSLSDHAYHALLAKYPEVSTTIMMSISQKLDMVVDRLERYATSGIPPRIASILLLFAEKYGIPTSEGIKINYRMTDSELGVYTNAKRESVNRTLKKFQNEGLIQKDREFLYIPNIEALKRLAEK, encoded by the coding sequence TTGCCGGACAACAAACTATATCCAAATCAGATTTTACAGCTTGTGCAGAACCCAATCATTCAAAGCTACCACGCCGGAGACATGATCCTTCAGCAGGGGGACAAATGTCCTGAGATGTTTTTTATCATCGAAGGTTCTGTCCGCACTGTACTCTTGACATGTCAGGGAGATGAGTTCCTGGTTTCCATCCATGGGCAGGGTGAGTTCATTTGCGAAGCAGCCTACATCACAAACCGGGGCTCCATTCTGTCCATCTACGCCATGGATGATGTCCGGTTGTTGAGCCTGTCCGACCATGCTTATCACGCGCTGCTAGCCAAGTATCCGGAAGTCAGCACCACCATCATGATGAGCATTTCACAGAAGCTGGACATGGTAGTGGACAGGCTGGAGCGTTATGCCACCAGCGGGATTCCTCCCCGAATCGCCAGTATCCTGCTACTCTTCGCTGAAAAGTACGGCATCCCGACGTCGGAAGGCATCAAGATCAACTACCGGATGACCGACTCCGAACTGGGTGTCTATACCAACGCCAAGCGGGAATCCGTCAACCGGACGCTGAAAAAGTTTCAGAATGAAGGGCTGATTCAGAAGGACAGAGAATTTCTCTATATACCTAACATTGAGGCATTAAAAAGACTTGCGGAAAAATAA
- a CDS encoding DctP family TRAP transporter solute-binding subunit → MKKLFALLLAAMMALSLVACGGSSDTTSDSTDSAAGNTEEPVTLTAIVAGLTEDSPSGEALKKFAELCNEYSGGSVTIDCFFNTELGNVSACVESTAQGTIDIVSTGTSYFAGYVPAIQVFELPYVFASYDEAHQTLDNEPGKAIADLFESTDLKMLCYWESGMRHVTNSRNPIITPADMSGLKIRTVVSATQQATWEAFGAIPMALDMGEVFTALQNHTVDAQENTLSSITSYKMYEVQDYLSMTYHSYTPMPFYINRAKWDSLSENQQEAIQKASEEARDYARELNAASEAENLQLLKDEGVVVEEHPDSEAFAALCGPVYDIFNESMGSDEILTMVQDYVASLR, encoded by the coding sequence ATGAAAAAGTTATTTGCATTGCTTCTTGCCGCCATGATGGCGCTCTCTTTGGTTGCTTGTGGTGGCTCCTCTGATACTACTTCTGACTCTACAGATTCCGCGGCTGGAAACACCGAGGAACCAGTCACCTTGACGGCTATCGTTGCTGGTCTGACCGAGGATAGCCCCAGCGGCGAGGCCTTAAAAAAATTTGCAGAGCTGTGCAATGAGTATTCTGGCGGCTCTGTCACCATTGACTGCTTCTTTAACACCGAGCTAGGCAACGTTTCTGCATGTGTGGAAAGTACCGCCCAGGGCACGATTGACATTGTTTCCACCGGGACCTCCTACTTTGCGGGGTATGTTCCCGCAATTCAGGTGTTTGAGCTCCCCTATGTATTTGCTTCCTATGACGAGGCGCACCAAACGTTGGATAACGAGCCTGGTAAGGCAATCGCTGATCTGTTTGAGTCTACGGACCTAAAGATGCTGTGCTACTGGGAGAGTGGGATGCGTCATGTTACCAATAGCCGCAACCCCATCATTACCCCCGCTGATATGTCCGGCCTGAAGATCCGCACCGTTGTTTCTGCTACGCAGCAAGCAACCTGGGAAGCTTTCGGTGCGATCCCGATGGCATTGGATATGGGTGAAGTCTTTACCGCTTTGCAAAATCACACCGTTGACGCGCAGGAAAACACCCTGTCTTCTATCACTTCTTACAAGATGTATGAGGTTCAGGATTATCTCTCCATGACTTATCACTCTTATACCCCGATGCCCTTCTATATCAACCGCGCTAAGTGGGATTCCCTGTCTGAGAATCAGCAGGAGGCCATCCAGAAGGCTTCCGAGGAAGCTCGCGATTACGCCCGTGAGTTGAACGCCGCCAGCGAAGCGGAGAATTTGCAGCTGCTGAAAGATGAGGGCGTGGTTGTTGAGGAACATCCTGATTCCGAAGCGTTTGCCGCACTCTGCGGCCCTGTCTATGATATCTTTAATGAGTCTATGGGCAGTGATGAAATTCTGACGATGGTACAGGATTATGTTGCGTCTCTTCGTTAA
- a CDS encoding LysR family transcriptional regulator, with product MYIGRKYYFLVIAETQNLTKAAQILHVSQPSLTQYVNRLEQDLGVRLLNRNHTPLLLTEAGKLYLNYIKGSLDLEQQFRTQLEHYRQKENCRLSIGVPTQLIPMVFGSIIHEFIQKTPQTILSLKDGTSLTVLDQITEGTVNIAIFHTEKKTDSRFVRHILQTERLLLICNRNSPLAAGRVGTREKPLFLTEKDLPLFKFMVFVTFSPQYYINKFMDAYFEKINDPSLSVMELPNMRTAFDYILAPKSNGIAVLSDFVFQSASLNDVTFFKLKGYSPKWYLTANYRTQEILSDTESLFWDTAIRKTVFPDV from the coding sequence ATGTATATAGGACGAAAATATTATTTTTTAGTCATTGCGGAAACACAAAATTTGACAAAAGCAGCGCAGATACTTCATGTATCGCAGCCGTCGTTAACCCAGTATGTGAATCGATTAGAACAGGATCTTGGCGTCAGACTTCTTAACAGAAATCATACCCCTCTGCTATTAACAGAAGCAGGCAAACTATATTTGAACTATATCAAGGGCTCCCTAGATTTGGAACAGCAGTTTCGAACGCAGCTAGAGCACTATCGTCAGAAAGAAAATTGCAGGCTTTCTATCGGGGTTCCAACACAACTGATTCCAATGGTCTTTGGCTCCATTATCCATGAGTTTATCCAAAAGACGCCTCAAACCATTTTGTCCTTGAAAGATGGAACATCTCTGACCGTTCTGGACCAAATCACAGAAGGAACCGTTAACATTGCAATATTTCACACTGAAAAGAAAACGGATTCCCGATTTGTGCGGCATATTTTGCAAACAGAGCGCTTGCTTTTAATATGCAATCGGAATAGCCCTTTAGCGGCAGGGCGTGTCGGAACCAGAGAAAAGCCGCTTTTTCTAACAGAAAAAGATTTACCTCTTTTTAAATTCATGGTTTTTGTTACTTTTTCTCCCCAATACTATATTAATAAATTTATGGACGCATACTTTGAAAAAATCAATGATCCATCGCTCTCTGTCATGGAACTCCCCAATATGCGGACGGCATTTGATTATATTTTGGCCCCTAAAAGCAACGGGATTGCCGTCCTTTCTGACTTTGTTTTTCAAAGCGCTTCTTTAAATGATGTTACTTTTTTCAAACTGAAGGGATACTCGCCTAAATGGTACTTAACTGCAAATTACCGTACCCAAGAAATACTATCTGACACGGAATCTCTTTTCTGGGACACAGCCATTCGAAAAACGGTCTTTCCGGATGTATAG
- a CDS encoding TRAP transporter large permease — MGVIVLFLSFFVFIFVGSPIALALGGSALIYIVLFANVSPLIVMQQILASVNTYTLLAVPFFIMAGALMETGGISKRIVSFCQALVGHFTGGLALVVVLASVFFAAMTGSGVAACAAVGGIMIPMMVKNGYHSDFACALQATSGIFGPLIPPSIVMVLYAVYANQSVSTMLMAGVGPGLMQAAMVCILAVWICHRRGYAGVGSFSMKRLLKEFGSSFWALLAPVIILGGIYSGICTATEASGVACFYSILVGLFIYKEMNWKTMLECLGKAMKSTGNIMLIVGASGAFSWVLTRERIASKLANTLLSITSSEVLFLIVVMLILLFLGCFIDSVPITTIMTPILAPIAMEYGVSLVHLGGIMVSATCIGLITPPMGLNLFMAAQVGNRPIHAVIGAIKPFILVTVIGLVLVAFIPPITTFLPGLL; from the coding sequence ATGGGTGTTATCGTCCTTTTTCTGTCGTTTTTTGTATTTATTTTTGTGGGATCTCCAATTGCCTTGGCATTGGGCGGCTCGGCACTGATCTATATCGTGTTGTTTGCCAATGTTTCTCCGCTCATTGTTATGCAGCAGATTTTGGCAAGTGTGAATACCTACACCTTGTTAGCGGTTCCGTTTTTCATTATGGCTGGTGCTCTGATGGAAACAGGCGGTATTTCTAAACGCATTGTTTCTTTCTGCCAAGCCCTTGTTGGCCACTTTACAGGCGGTTTAGCTCTCGTGGTTGTTTTGGCTAGTGTTTTCTTTGCTGCTATGACCGGCTCTGGTGTCGCTGCTTGTGCCGCAGTCGGCGGTATCATGATTCCTATGATGGTTAAAAATGGCTACCATAGCGATTTTGCCTGTGCACTGCAAGCAACCTCTGGCATTTTTGGCCCCCTGATTCCTCCCAGCATCGTCATGGTTCTTTATGCTGTCTATGCAAATCAATCTGTCAGCACCATGCTGATGGCCGGCGTAGGTCCTGGACTGATGCAGGCTGCGATGGTTTGTATTCTGGCAGTTTGGATTTGCCATCGCCGCGGCTATGCCGGTGTTGGCAGTTTTTCTATGAAGAGGCTTCTGAAAGAGTTTGGGTCTTCTTTCTGGGCTCTTTTAGCTCCAGTCATCATTCTGGGCGGGATCTACTCCGGCATCTGTACCGCCACGGAGGCCTCCGGTGTTGCATGCTTTTATTCCATTCTTGTCGGTCTTTTTATCTATAAGGAAATGAACTGGAAAACCATGCTGGAATGCTTGGGAAAAGCCATGAAAAGTACGGGCAATATCATGCTGATTGTCGGCGCATCCGGCGCATTTTCCTGGGTTTTAACAAGAGAGCGAATCGCTTCTAAATTGGCAAATACGCTTTTGTCCATTACTTCCAGCGAAGTATTATTCTTGATCGTTGTCATGCTCATCTTGCTGTTCCTTGGGTGCTTTATTGACTCTGTACCGATCACAACGATTATGACCCCGATTCTCGCGCCCATTGCAATGGAGTATGGCGTCTCCCTTGTCCACCTTGGCGGAATCATGGTCAGCGCCACTTGTATTGGGCTGATTACTCCTCCCATGGGCTTAAACCTCTTTATGGCTGCTCAAGTTGGCAATCGTCCCATTCACGCCGTCATCGGTGCCATTAAACCCTTTATCCTTGTGACAGTCATTGGCCTGGTTCTTGTTGCATTCATCCCGCCCATTACGACCTTCCTGCCCGGCCTGCTGTAA
- a CDS encoding helix-turn-helix domain-containing protein, with translation MIAQKIKKLREARNWSQAELARRVDVTRNGVNSWEQGLSMPSPACLVELAKVFSVSTDYLLGIESLERVNVSGLDSKEVALLTELADMLRNKDHK, from the coding sequence ATGATTGCACAGAAAATAAAAAAGCTTAGAGAAGCACGCAATTGGAGTCAGGCAGAGCTTGCCCGCCGTGTAGATGTGACGAGGAACGGAGTAAACTCTTGGGAGCAGGGGCTCTCTATGCCATCGCCAGCATGTCTGGTAGAGCTCGCCAAAGTATTTTCTGTATCCACGGATTATTTATTAGGGATTGAGTCCCTTGAGCGTGTCAATGTATCGGGTTTAGACTCTAAAGAGGTGGCCTTATTAACGGAATTAGCAGATATGCTGAGAAACAAGGATCACAAATAG
- a CDS encoding TRAP transporter small permease, whose translation MENSKIKHIFHEFVQRFELYLGCVLFLAMMVLLTIQVCSRYLGNAITWTEELSCIMLVWMSYLGFAGAITSRKHLRIDAFINSRSFKVKKILLIVSNVINALFSAALIVPMYRVIVTFHASAAASPILRIPKAVSFSILPFSMVLVIIRTVQECIRLSKEEEKALGLGKPTFDVDALEREYLDRVRKEKEGAQA comes from the coding sequence ATGGAGAACTCAAAAATAAAACATATCTTTCATGAGTTTGTTCAGCGGTTTGAGCTGTACTTGGGGTGTGTGCTGTTTCTGGCGATGATGGTCCTGCTGACGATTCAGGTCTGTTCCCGCTATCTCGGCAATGCCATCACCTGGACCGAAGAGCTCAGCTGCATCATGCTGGTGTGGATGAGCTATCTGGGGTTTGCCGGCGCCATTACTTCCCGGAAGCATCTGCGTATTGATGCGTTCATCAACTCCAGATCCTTCAAAGTCAAAAAAATCCTGCTGATTGTTTCCAATGTGATCAACGCGTTGTTTTCCGCGGCTCTGATCGTCCCCATGTATCGCGTGATTGTCACGTTTCACGCAAGTGCGGCGGCATCTCCGATCCTGCGCATTCCAAAGGCGGTTTCCTTCAGCATTCTGCCCTTCAGCATGGTCCTGGTCATCATCCGTACCGTGCAGGAGTGCATTCGTCTGAGCAAGGAAGAGGAGAAGGCGCTTGGCCTCGGTAAGCCCACCTTTGACGTGGATGCGTTGGAACGGGAGTATCTGGACCGGGTCCGGAAGGAAAAGGAGGGAGCTCAGGCATGA
- a CDS encoding TRAP transporter small permease, translated as MSRVLKKLETGSDQFLGMIGFVGILVITANAFCRFVLRISMAWSDEFLRTIMIYGYFIGAAVMFSQGGCMRLEILDGALKSRVTGYHILNMVLECINIVFFGLMSYYAVQMVVQYILGGTTQSTSSTPAWILPFGCAIGMVIMTVVAVWNVILHFSKVVKN; from the coding sequence ATGAGTCGCGTCCTAAAAAAATTGGAAACCGGTTCGGATCAGTTTCTGGGCATGATCGGTTTTGTCGGCATCCTGGTGATAACCGCAAATGCATTTTGCCGTTTTGTTTTACGGATATCCATGGCATGGTCTGATGAGTTTCTGCGCACAATTATGATCTATGGCTATTTCATTGGTGCTGCCGTTATGTTTTCTCAAGGCGGCTGCATGCGTCTTGAAATTTTAGACGGTGCGCTGAAGAGCCGGGTCACTGGCTACCACATTCTAAATATGGTTTTGGAATGTATCAATATTGTTTTCTTTGGCCTCATGAGCTACTATGCGGTGCAAATGGTTGTTCAGTATATTCTCGGCGGAACAACCCAATCTACAAGCTCTACACCTGCGTGGATTTTGCCGTTCGGCTGCGCGATTGGTATGGTTATCATGACTGTGGTTGCTGTTTGGAATGTTATTTTACATTTTTCTAAGGTGGTAAAAAATTAA
- a CDS encoding TRAP transporter large permease, which translates to MTILFISMAVFLLIGVPIGGAIGGAIVLMNLLEPFTTMEYLTQYMYSGVNSFTLLSLPFFIICGSLMDTGGLSKRLINIANSLIGNVTGGLGCVTVLACMFFGAISGSANATVAAIGVIMIPQMIRCGYNKYYATALVMVAGGLGCVVPPSYPLVIYGVSNNVSISDLFLAGVGPAILVGVLLIIVNYFISRKYGWKGSGEKVSIKRFLLAVKDGIWAIFMPVIILGGIYGGIFTATEAAVIATVYSLIVGMFIYRELTLKMIWDMFFDCTASMGGMNYTMAVAGALSAVFVYHGFGEMVQNFFFSISTNPVVIMSLIFVLLFIAGMFVQTTPIMVILSPVLLQIVTPLGISPIQFGLVMLLSLCIAFVTPPVASNLFVAQSMTGLDVVGISKKALPFMAVLIASMIIVAFVPAVSVGILSLFG; encoded by the coding sequence ATGACGATTCTCTTTATTTCCATGGCGGTCTTCCTGCTGATCGGAGTTCCCATCGGCGGTGCTATCGGAGGGGCCATTGTCTTGATGAACCTCCTAGAGCCATTTACCACCATGGAGTATCTCACCCAGTACATGTATTCCGGCGTAAATTCCTTCACGCTGCTCTCGCTGCCGTTCTTTATCATCTGCGGCAGTCTGATGGATACCGGCGGACTCTCTAAGCGGCTGATCAACATTGCCAACTCTCTGATCGGCAATGTCACCGGCGGTCTGGGCTGCGTGACGGTTCTGGCCTGCATGTTCTTCGGAGCCATCTCCGGTTCCGCCAATGCAACCGTGGCCGCCATCGGCGTCATCATGATCCCTCAAATGATCCGCTGCGGATACAACAAGTATTATGCCACCGCACTGGTCATGGTGGCCGGCGGTCTGGGCTGTGTGGTACCGCCCAGCTACCCCCTGGTCATCTATGGCGTGAGCAACAACGTTTCCATTTCGGATCTGTTCCTGGCAGGTGTGGGCCCGGCCATTCTGGTTGGTGTGCTGCTGATCATCGTCAATTACTTCATCAGCCGCAAGTACGGCTGGAAGGGTTCCGGAGAGAAGGTCAGCATCAAGCGGTTTTTACTGGCGGTCAAGGATGGAATTTGGGCTATTTTTATGCCGGTGATTATCCTCGGCGGCATCTACGGCGGTATTTTTACCGCAACGGAGGCCGCGGTGATCGCAACGGTTTACTCCCTGATCGTAGGCATGTTCATTTACAGAGAACTGACCCTGAAAATGATTTGGGACATGTTCTTTGACTGTACCGCGTCCATGGGCGGCATGAATTATACCATGGCGGTGGCCGGTGCGCTCAGCGCCGTGTTTGTGTACCATGGTTTCGGAGAGATGGTGCAGAACTTCTTCTTCAGCATCTCCACCAACCCGGTGGTAATCATGAGCCTGATCTTTGTCCTGCTGTTCATCGCGGGTATGTTTGTGCAGACAACGCCCATCATGGTGATTCTCTCCCCGGTCCTGCTCCAGATTGTCACGCCGCTGGGCATCAGCCCCATCCAATTCGGCCTGGTCATGCTGCTGTCTTTGTGCATCGCGTTCGTGACGCCGCCGGTGGCATCCAACCTGTTCGTGGCTCAGTCCATGACGGGCCTAGACGTTGTGGGAATTTCCAAAAAGGCGCTTCCCTTTATGGCGGTGCTCATTGCCTCGATGATCATCGTTGCATTCGTCCCCGCTGTTTCTGTGGGAATCCTGAGTCTGTTCGGCTAA